The Mycolicibacterium monacense genome contains the following window.
GATCACGCCGGTCAGTCCGGACACGTCGAGACCCTTGACGGTGCTCTTGGCGCGGGCACGGAACAGGTTGGAGGTTGGTTTGGCGAGGCGCACTGCGGCCGTCTGCGGAATCGCCCGGTAGCTGGCGAGTAGCCGCTCCACGCCTTCGGCGTGAGCAGCCCGTGCGTCGGTTGGGGCAACAGACACGGATATACGCTAGTCCGCGGCCGCAGCCGATGCGACCGCACCGCCACGAAGGAGTGTCACATCATGGGACAGGTCAGCGCGTCGAGCACCGTCATGATCAACGCCGAACCGGCGGCAGTCCTGGCCGCTGTCGCCGACTACCAGACCGTCCGGCCCAAGATCCTCTCCGAGCACTACCGCGACTACCGGGTGATCGAGGGCGGGCAGGGTGCGGGGACCGTCGCCACCTGGAAGCTGCAGGCCACCAAATCGCGCGTCCGGGACGTCAAGGCCACCGTCGACGTGGCCGGCCACACCGTGATCGAGAAGGACGCCAACTCCACGCTGGTCACCAACTACACCGTCGCTCCGGCGGGGCCGGGCTCCTCGGTGACGGTCAAGACGTCGTGGACCGGCGCCGGCGGCGTCAAGGGCTTCTTCGAGAAGACCTTCGCGCCGCTGGGACTGAAGAAGATCCAGGCGCAGGTCCTCGAGAACCTCAAGCGTGAGGTCGAGAAGGGCGCCTGACCCGCCGTTCAGGACAGCGCCAGGAACGCGGCGATACCGCGGACGACCGCGTCGGCGTAGCGCTGTCTGCCCTCGGCGGTCTTCATCACCGCCGAATCGGCCGGGTTCTTCATATTGCCCAGCTCCACCAGGATCGACGGGTACTGCGCGAGGTTGAGCCCGGCGATGTCGCTGCGCGGGTTCAGGCCACCCGAACCGATGTAGGTCGACGGGACGAATCCGGATCCGGACAGCTGATCGCGCATGACCTGCGCGAACTGTACGGCCGGCCCGGCCTGCGCCTCGTTGAGCGGGGGCGACGAATACAGCACGTGGAAGCCGCGTCCGGTCGGCGGACCGCCGTCGGCGTGGACGGACACGATCGCGTTGGGCCGCACGGAGTTGGCCAGGGCGGCGCGCTCGTCGACGCACGGGCCGAGCGCGTTGTCGTTGCCCCGCGACATCGCGGTGCGCACGCCGAGCGCGGTCAGCGCCTGGCGGATGCGCAGCGTGGTGTCCCAGGCGAACGTGTGCTCCGGATAGCCGTCCTCGGTCGACGTGCCGCTGGCCTGACAGTCCTTCGTGCCGCCGCGGCCGGTGGGCACCTGCCTGCTGATCGAGGCGTCGTTGGCGCCGTTGTGGCCGGGGTCGAGGAACACGATCTTCCCGGCGATGTTCGCGGGCGCGGCGGATGCGGGAGCGGCGAACGTCGTCGTGGCAAATGTGGAGGCGGCGACGAGCAGGCTGGTGGCGATCGCGGCTCCGACACGCAGGCTGGCAGGCACGGGCGCCACCGTAGCCCGCGTGCCGACTAGGCTTAAAGCCCGAAGCGCCGGATACGGGCGAGAGAAACCAAGTCGAGACCAACGCGACATCAACACGCAAGGGGACCAGGCATGCAACCCGGTGGCCAGCCCGATATGTCGGCACTGCTCGCGCAGGCCCAGCAGATGCAGCAGCAACTCATGGAGGCGCAGGAGTCCCTGGCCAATTCCGAGGTGCACGGTCAGGCCGGCGGCGGTCTGGTGCAGGTCACGATGAAGGGCAGCGGTGAGGTCACGTCGGTGGCCATCGACCCCAAGGTCGTCGACCCCGACGACGTCGAGACGCTGCAGGACCTCGTCGTCGGTGCGATCGCCGACGCCGCCAAGCAGGTCACCATCCTGGCCCACGACCGGCTCGGGCCGCTCGCGGGCGGTATGGGCGGCCTGGGGATCCCGGGCCTCTGACTTGTTCGAGGGGCCCGTCCAGGATCTGATCGACGAACTCGGCAAGCTGCCGGGGATCGGCCCGAAGAGCGCTCAGCGCATCGCTTTTCACCTGTTGAGCGTCGAGCCGCCCGACATCGACCGGTTGACGGCGGTGCTCAACCGGATCCGCGACGGCGTGAAGTTCTGCGAGGTGTGCGGCAACGTCTCCGACGCCGACCGCTGCCGCATCTGCTCCGATCCGCGCCGCGACGCGTCGCTGGTGTGCGTGGTCGAGGAACCCAAGGATGTGCAGGCCGTCGAGCGCACGCGTGAGTTCCGCGGCCGCTACCACGTGCTGGGCGGGGCCCTCGACCCGTTGAGTGGGGTGGGGCCGGATCAACTGCGCATCCGCGAGCTGTTGAACCGGATCGGCGAGCGGGTCGACGGCGTCGACGTGGCCGAGGTCATCATCGCCACCGACCCGAACACCGAGGGGGAGGCGACGGCCACGTATCTGGTGCGGATGCTGCGCGACATCCCCGGGTTGACCGTCACGCGGATCGCCTCGGGGCTGCCGATGGGCGGCGATCTCGAATTCGCCGACGAGCTCACGCTGGGCCGCGCGCTGGCCGGCCGCCGCGCGATGGCCTAGGCGCGGCGCGGGGCCGCCAGGCGTTCGCGCCGCAGCTGCGCCACCTCGTCGAGGTCCAGTGGCGGCAGGTCGCCGACGACCTTGCTGAGCAGATGATCGGCCAACTCCGGATTGCGGGCCAGGCACGGGCCGTGCAGGTACGTCGCGACGACGCTGCCCTGTACCGCTCCGTCGAACCCGTCCCCGTCCCGGTTGCCCGCACCCTTCTCGACCCGGGCCAGCGGAGCGGCCTCCGGGCCCAGAACAGTTCCGCCCCTGTGGTTTTCGAAGCCGGTCAATTTCTCGGACAGGCCGGCGACCAGCGGCTGGGACACCACTTCACCGATCGTGCGGACCGGCTGCGGTGAGGTCGTGACATCGAGCATCCCGACGCCGTCGACGCGTTCCCCCGAGGACGTCTCATACCAGTGGCCGAGCACCTGGATGGCCGCGCAGATGGCCAGCACCGGGGCCCCGCGCGAGGCGGCCTGCTGCAGACCCGGATAGCGCTGCAGGTGTTTGGTCGCCAGCCGCTGCGCGTAGTCCTCGGCACCGCCGAGGGTGTAGAGGTCGAGTTCGGCGGGCACCGGGTCCGCGAGCGTGATCTCGACGACCTCGGCGTCGATACCGCGCAACCGCAACCGCTGCCGCAACACCACCGAGTTGCCGCCGTCGCCGTAGGTGCCCATCACGTCGGGCAGCACCAGCCCGATCCGCACGGTCGATTCAGGCATGGGGTAACCGCCGGTTGAGTTGCAGGAACGCCGTGTAGTTCGCGATCACCTCGACGTGACCGGGCGGACAGGACTTGATCGCGGCGAGGGTGTCGTGCACCAGCGTGTGCTCGACGCCCGCGTAGCCGAGCCGCACTGCGAGGTCGGTGCCGCGTTCACCGGCGGCCACGACCCGGACCTGCTCGAAATGCTCGAACCGGACGTCCCACAGCCACGATAGATCCTCCCCGTCGGGAACCTGTCCGTTGACCGCGATCACCACCCCGGCGCCGTGTTTGTCGACCATCGACAGCGCCTCCTGCCAGCCGGCGGGGTTCTTGGCCAGCAGCACCCGCGCGGTGTGGTCGCCGAGGCGCACGGTGCGGTACCGGCCGGCCACCTCGTCGACCCCGGACACCGCCTCGACGGCGGCCTTGGGATCCGCGCCGAGGGTCACCGCGGCCGCGACGGCCTGTGCGGCGTTGCCGCGGTTGACCGCACCGGGCAGGGCGAGGGTCATCGGCAGCGACAGCCCGTCCGGTCCGTGCAGGTGGGTGTCGTCGTACCACCACTGCGGCGTCGGCCGCTTGAAATCGATGCCGGTCGAGTACCAGTCGGCGCCGTCGCGGACGATGACCTCGCCGGAGCGGGGACAGCTCACCGAGTCGTTGGCCCAACTGCCGCCCGCGGCCACCCACACCACCGAGGGGTGGTCGTAGGCCGCCGACGTCATCAGCACGTCGTCGCAGTTGGCCACCACGACCGCCTTCGGATGCCGGGCCAGACCGGCGCGCAGGGTGCGCTCGATGTGGTTGATCTCACCGACGCGGTCGAGCTGGTCGCGCGACAGGTTGAGCAGCACGACGACGGACGGGTCGACGGCGTCGGACACGTGCGGCACGTGCATCTCGTCGACCTCGAGCGCCGCCAGCGTCGCGTCGCGGTCGGCGGCGAGGGCGGCGACCAGGCCGGCGTCCATGTTGGCGCCCTCGGCGTTGGTGGCCACCGCGCCGAGGGTGCCCAGCGCCGCCGCGGTCATCCGCGTGGTGGTGGACTTGCCGTTTGTGCCGGTGATGACGACCGTGCGCCTGCCCTTACCGAGCTGCGCGAGGATCGACCGGTCCAACGTCATCGCGACCAGGCCGCCGATCATCGCGCCCGCACCGCGGCCGGTGACACGCGACGCCCACCGGGCGGCGGCTCCGGCCGTCAGGGCGGCGCGTCCTCGAGGGGTGACCATCCCCGGCAGTTTAGGGGTCCGACACGCACCGCTGCGATCCGAGATTGTCGGAGGGGCATGCCACGCTGAGATGGTGAGCCACGGTTGGGGAAGACCGGCGGTCGACACCGGTACAGGCTGGGCCGTCGTCGATGTCGAGACGTCGGGTTTCCGGCCCGGGCAGGCGCGCATCGTCAGCCTGGCCGCACTCGCGGTGGGTGACGACGGCAACGTCGAACAGAGCCTGGCCACCCTGCTGAATCCGGGTGTCGACCCGGGGCCCACGCATGTGCACGGGCTGACCGCCGAGATGCTCGAGGGTGCGCCCCGCTTCGGTGACGTCGTCGCAGACCTCGCCGAACTTCTGCGCGGTCGTACGCTCGTCGCGCACAACGTCGGATTCGACTACTCGTTCCTGACCGCCGAGGCCGAACTCGTCGGCGCGGAACTGCCGATCGACTCGGTGATGTGCACCGTCGAACTCGCCCGCCGCCTCGACCTGGGGACGGAGAACCTGCGGTTGGAGACCCTCGCGGCGCACTGGGGTGTGCCGCAACTCAAACCGCACGATGCGCTCGACGACGCTCAGGTCCTCGCGCAGATCCTCAAACCGACGCTGGCGCGCGCCCGCGAGCGCAGGGCCTGGCTGCCGACGCGTTCGGTGAGCCGGCGGCGGTGGCCCAACGGCCGGGTCACCCACGACGACCTGCACCCGTTGAGGATGGTGGCCGCGCGGCTGCCCTGCGCGTACCTGAATCCCGGCCGCTACATCGCGGGCCGCCCGCTGGTGAAAGGTATGCGCGTCGCGGTCGCCGCGGAGGTCACGCGCACTTACGAAGAGCTGATCGAGCGGTTGCTCACCGCCGGGCTGGCCTACACCGACGCGGTGGACACGGAGACCTCACTGGTCATCTGCAACCAGCCCGATGTCGAACAGGGCAAGGGCTACCAGGCTCAGGAGCTCGGCGTCCCGGTGCTCTCGGACGCCGACTTCCTGCGGGCCCTCGACCACGTCGTCGGGGGCACCGGTATCGAGGAGTTCTTCGACGCCACCACGGTCGGCGATCAGTTCGCGCTGTTCTAGGAAGGCACGAACCGGCGCGCCACCTCGAGCCACCTGTCGAGTTCGGGTGAGGTCTCGTACTCGGAGTCGAGCAGGTACAGGCTCGGTGCCGGACAGCTCGCGCCGATCTCCACCAGAACCGGACGCAGGGTCAACTCCGGTGCCAGCGCATGGGCCAGTGAGCCGCCCAGCATGAGCGGGAACGTCGGGACCTGACCGAGTTCACCCTGGCCGAACTGGTCGAGGAACAGCTTGAGCAGCCCGGTGTAGGTGGCCTTGAACGTCGGCGAGGCGACGACGAGGCTGTCCGCGGACTTCACGATGTCCTTGGCCTCGGCCACCTTCGGGTCGCCCCACCCGAGTAGCCCGGCGCCGAGATCGACGACATCGATCACGTGCTCGGCGGGTGAGCCGGTCAGCCTCTCGGCGACCAGTTCGGCGGCGGCCCGCGTGCGCGACTTAGGTTTCGGATTCCCCACGACGACGACAGTCACCTGGGCAGCCTCTCACGGTCAGCTGCGTGCGGCGCGGTTCACCGCCGACACCACCGCGCGCAGCGAGGCCGTCGTGATCGAGGTCGCGATGCCCACACCCCATACCGTCTTACCGCCGACGGAGGCCTCGACGTAGGCCGCGGCCTGCGCCTCCTCACCGGCGGACAGTGCATGCTCGGAGTAGTCCAGGACGCTGATGTCGAATCCGATCGCGCCCAGGGCGTCGCAGAACGCGGCCAACGGCCCGTTGCCCGCGCCGACGATCTCGCGTTCGACACCGTCCACCTTCACCACGGCGGTGATCGTGTCGGTGCCGCCGTCGACCTCCGCGGCGTCGACCTTCTGGCGCATCCGCTCCAGCGGCCGGACCGGCGACAGGTACTCCTCGGCGAAGACGTCCCACATCTCCTTGGGCGACACCTCGCCGCCCTCACCGTCGGTGATCTTCTGGATGGCCTGGCTGAACTCGATCTGCAGGCGGCGCGGCAGCACCAGTCCGTGGTCGGCCTTCATGATGTAGGCGACGCCGCCCTTGCCGGACTGGGAGTTCACCCGGATGACGGCTTCGTAGGTGCGGCCGACGTCCTTCGGATCGATCGGCAGATACGGCACCTGCCACAGGATGTCGTCGACGTCGGAGTCCGCTTCGTCCGCGGCGACCTTCATCGCGTCCAGACCCTTGTTGATCGCGTCCTGATGGCTGCCGGAGAACGCGGTGTACACCAGGTCGCCGCCGTAGGGGTGACGCTCGTGGACCGGCAGCTGGTTGCAGTACTCGACGGTGCGGCGGATCTCGTCGATGTTGGAGAAGTCGATCTGCGGGTCGACGCCCCGGCTGAACAGGTTCAGGCCCAGCGTCACCAGGCATACGTTGCCGGTGCGCTCACCGTTGCCGAACAGGCAGCCCTCGATGCGGTCGGCACCGGCCTGGTAGCCCAATTCCGCTGCGGCGACAGCGGTTCCGCGGTCGTTGTGCGGGTGCAGGCTCAGGATGATGCTGTCGCGCGGGCTCAGGTGCCGGTTCATCCACTCGATCGAGTCGGCGTAGACGTTGGGCGTCGCCATCTCGACGGTGGCGGGCAGGTTGACGATCAGCGGCACCTCGGGGGTGGGCTTCACGATGTCGGCGACCGCGTTGCAGACGTCGACGGCGTATTCCAGTTCGGTGCCGGTGTAGGACTCGGGGGAGTACTCGAACCGCCACAGCGTGTCGGGGTGCTTGGCGGCCTCTTCGACGCACATCCGGGCGCCGTCGACGGCGATCTGCTTGACGGCCTCGCGGTCGGCGCGGAACACGACGCGGCGCTGCAGGATCGACGTCGAGTTGTAGAAGTGCACGATCGCCCGCGGTGCGCCCTTGCAGGCCTCGAAGGTGCGGGTGATCAGTTCGGGCCGGCACTGCGTCAGCACCTGGATGGTGACGTCGTCGGGGATCGCGCCCTGTTCGATGATCTCGCGGACGAAGTCGAAATCGGTCTGGCTGGCCGACGGGAAGCCGACCTCGATCTCCTTGTAGCCCATGCGCACCAGCAGGTCGAACATGCGGCGTTTGCGCGCGGGGCTCATCGGGTCGATCAGCGCCTGGTTGCCGTCGCGCAGGTCGACCGCGCACCACATCGGCGCGGTGTCGACGACCTTGTCGGGCCAGGTGCGGTCCGGCAGCGTGACCGGTTCCACTTCCTCGGCGAAGCTGCGGTACCGGCTGACCGGCATGGCGGAGGCGCGTTGGGTGTTCCAGGCCGGCTGGCCGGGATGCGGCGGGCCGGACGGGGTGGTGATGGCGCGGACGGACGAGAAGGCGTCTGTTGATTCAGGGGTGTTCATGATCGATTGCTCCGGGAGTTTGACGAGGGACTCGACCGGCGCATCGCGAACACCCGCGACGGGAAGCCGGTCTGGTCAGACCCCGCCGCGGCGGCCGAGAAGGAGCGCCCGCTGCACAAACATGGTGAGCTCACTGTAGCGCGCCGCAGCACCGCGACCCAAATGCGGCGCTAGACGGCGGAGTCCGGGAACGCGATCACCGACAGGAACCGGATCGGCAGTTCGACCAGGTCGACGGGGCCGTGCGCACCCTCCCCGTCGATCTGCAGCGAATCGCCGGGGTGCAGCCGGTACACCGAGCGGCTGTGGCTGTAGTCCATGACGCCCTCGAGCATGTAGATGAACTCGGTGCCGGGATGCTGGAACAGCGGGTAGGTCCGGCTCTTCTCCGACAGCGTGACCTCGAGGCATTCCAGCCGCTTGTGCTCACCGCGCAGCGAGCCCAGCAACTGGTAGTCGTGGCCCTCCTTGGTGCCGTTGCGCACGATCCGCGCGCCGGTACCCGCCTTGACGAACGCGGCGGGGCGCTCGACGTCCGCACCGCGGAACAGTGTGGTGACCGGTACGTCGAACCCCTTGGCCAGCAGCGCCAGCGTGGACAGGCTGCAGGAGGTCTGCGCGTTCTCGATCTTGCTCATCATGGCCTTGGAGATGCCGACGCGCTCGGCCATCTCCGCGACGGTGAGTCCGTGCTGCTGCCGCAGTTGGCGCACGTTGCGCCCGATCGCCGCCTCGAACTCGGTGTCGTCGACCGGTTCCTGCGGGTCACGCTCGCGCGCGGTGCCCGACTTGTTGCGCAGCAGCGGCGCAGAATCCTCGGATGGGCTCACGGCACCCTGTCTAGCGCATCTCGCCGGCACCGACGTACGGGTAGGGCGTGCGGAGCAGGTCGCCCTCGGCGAAGCGGGACAGCCGGAAATCGGTCTCCGGGATCCGCGGGTCGCCGCTGCGCCCGTCGACGACGATGTCCGCCACCAACCGGCCGACCGCGGGAGCGATCTTGAAGCCGTGGCCGCTGAACCCCGCCGCGACGACGAGACCGTCGAGTTCGGTGCGGGAGATCACCGGGTTCCAATCGGGTGTGACGTCGTAACAGCCGGCGTAGCTGCTGGTGATCGAGGCGTCGGGGAAACCGGGGAACCGGGTGCCGACCTTGTCGACGGTGATGTCGACGAAGTCGTCGGTGGCGCGGTTGAGGTAGTCGTCCGGGTCCGTCTCCTCGTTGTCGGCCAGGTCGCTGTTGCCGAACAGCACTGTGCCGTCGGGTTCGGGGCGGATGTACTGCAGCGACACCAGATCGGAGAACACCGGCACCGGACCGAGTTCCACACCGGGGTCGATGAGCACGATCTGTTCGCGCACCACGCGGATCGGCACGTCGATCCCGTGCTGGGCGAGGAATGGCCGGGTCCAGGCTCCGGTGGCGACGACGACGGTCTCGGCGGAGATCTCGCCGCCGTCGGCCAGCTTCACGCCGGTGACGCGGTCGCCGACGGTCGTCAGGTTCTGCACCGCGGTGCTCTGCCGCACGCGCACACCCGCGGACCGGGCGGCCGCCGCGAACGCCTGGGCGGTCCGATAGGCATCGCCGTATCCGCCGCGGGGCTCCCAGCCGAACGCCGCGAACGGTTCTAGGTCGGCGAACGGCCACATCTCGGCGACCTCTGCGGCGTCGATCTCCTCGGTCTGCACACCGACCGCGCGCTGCGCCGCGAGGCTCTTGCGCATCGCGCCGACGTTCGGCTCGCCGACCCCGACGACGTATCCGGTCTGGCGGAATCCGATGTCGTCGGCCTGCTCGCCCAGGTACTTCTGCGGGTTCTCGAACACCTCGAGTCCGGCGTTGGCCATGGCGGCCAGCGAGCTGACCCCGTAGTGGCAGCGCACGATACCGCTCGATTTACCCGTCATCCCGGACCCGACGGTATTCCGTTCGACCACAACCACATTCGTGATCCCGCGCTCGGCCAACGCCCACGCGGCGGCGGCGCCCTCCAGACCGCCGCCGACGATGACGACGTCAGCTGTTTCGATCATCGGCCGGGAATCCAGTCGGTGCCGGCCAGCGGAACGCGGGCCATGGCCGCGGCTTCGATGCTGACGGCCACCAGATCCTCGGGTTCGAGATGGCAGACGTGGGCCTTACCGCAGGCCCGGGCGATGGTCTGGGCCTCCATGGTCAGCACCCGCAGATAGTTCGCGAGCCGCCGGCCGGCCTCGACAGGGTCGAGCCGGGCGGCCAGCTCCGGGTCCTGGGTGGTGATGCCGGCAGGATCGCGGCCGTCCTGGAAATCGTCGTAAAACCCTGCGGCGCTGCCGATCTTCTCGTATTCGGCGGCATACCTCGGATGGTTGTCGCCGAGCGCGATCAGGGCCGCCGTGCCGATAGCGACCGCATCGGCGCCCAGTGCGAGCGCCTTGGCCACGTCGGCCCCGGTGCGGATGCCGCCGGAGACGATGAGCTGGACTGACCCATCTCCCGTCGCTCCGTCCCCCTGCGCTTCGCGCGGGAGGTGCCCCCGCGCCCCGGCCTTCCGGTGCACACCGAGTTCCTGCAGCGCCTGCACCGCCTGCGGGATCGCCGCCAGCGTCGGGACGCCGACGTGTTCGATGAACACCTCCTGCGTGGCGGCGGTGCCGCCCTGCATCCCGTCGACGACCACCACGTCGGCGCCGGCGTGCACCGCGAGCTTGACGTCGTAGTAGGTGCGGGTGGCGCCGACCTTGACGTAGATCGGCTTCTCCCAGTCGGTGATCTCCCTCAACTCGTTGATCTTGATGGTGAGGTCGTCGGGTCCCGTCCAGTCCGGGTGCCGGCACGCCGACCGTTGGTCGATGCCTTCCGGCAGCGTCCGCATCGATGCGACACGCTCGGAGATCTTCTGGCCCAACAGCATTCCGCCACCGCCGGGTTTGGCGCCCTGGCCGAGCACCACCTCGATCGCGTCGGCCTTGCGCAGGTCGTCGGGGTTCATGCCGTAGCGCGACGGCAGGTACTGGTACACCAGGTGTTTGCTCTGCCCACGTTCCTCGGGCGTCATGCCCCCGTCACCGGTGGTGGTGGAGGTGCCGACCTCGCTGGCGCCGCGGCCCAGCGCCTCCTTGGCCTGTCCGGACAGTGCGCCGAACGACATACCGGCGATGGTGACCGGGATATCCAGGTGCAAGGGGTATTTGGCGTGTCGGCCACCCAGCACCACGTCGGTGGCGCACCGCTCGCGATAGCCCTCCAGGGGGTAGCGCGACATCGAGGCCCCGAGGAAGAGCAGATCGTCGAAGTGGGGCAGCGCCCGCTTGGCACCCCAGCCGCGGATGTCGTAGATGCCGGTGTCGGCGGCGCGCTGGATGCCTGCGATGGTGTCGCGGTCGAAGGTCGCCGATTCGCGCAGTGCCCAGGTGCT
Protein-coding sequences here:
- a CDS encoding SRPBCC family protein; the protein is MGQVSASSTVMINAEPAAVLAAVADYQTVRPKILSEHYRDYRVIEGGQGAGTVATWKLQATKSRVRDVKATVDVAGHTVIEKDANSTLVTNYTVAPAGPGSSVTVKTSWTGAGGVKGFFEKTFAPLGLKKIQAQVLENLKREVEKGA
- a CDS encoding Rv3717 family N-acetylmuramoyl-L-alanine amidase — protein: MPASLRVGAAIATSLLVAASTFATTTFAAPASAAPANIAGKIVFLDPGHNGANDASISRQVPTGRGGTKDCQASGTSTEDGYPEHTFAWDTTLRIRQALTALGVRTAMSRGNDNALGPCVDERAALANSVRPNAIVSVHADGGPPTGRGFHVLYSSPPLNEAQAGPAVQFAQVMRDQLSGSGFVPSTYIGSGGLNPRSDIAGLNLAQYPSILVELGNMKNPADSAVMKTAEGRQRYADAVVRGIAAFLALS
- a CDS encoding YbaB/EbfC family nucleoid-associated protein; the protein is MQPGGQPDMSALLAQAQQMQQQLMEAQESLANSEVHGQAGGGLVQVTMKGSGEVTSVAIDPKVVDPDDVETLQDLVVGAIADAAKQVTILAHDRLGPLAGGMGGLGIPGL
- the recR gene encoding recombination mediator RecR, whose product is MFEGPVQDLIDELGKLPGIGPKSAQRIAFHLLSVEPPDIDRLTAVLNRIRDGVKFCEVCGNVSDADRCRICSDPRRDASLVCVVEEPKDVQAVERTREFRGRYHVLGGALDPLSGVGPDQLRIRELLNRIGERVDGVDVAEVIIATDPNTEGEATATYLVRMLRDIPGLTVTRIASGLPMGGDLEFADELTLGRALAGRRAMA
- a CDS encoding type 1 glutamine amidotransferase, giving the protein MPESTVRIGLVLPDVMGTYGDGGNSVVLRQRLRLRGIDAEVVEITLADPVPAELDLYTLGGAEDYAQRLATKHLQRYPGLQQAASRGAPVLAICAAIQVLGHWYETSSGERVDGVGMLDVTTSPQPVRTIGEVVSQPLVAGLSEKLTGFENHRGGTVLGPEAAPLARVEKGAGNRDGDGFDGAVQGSVVATYLHGPCLARNPELADHLLSKVVGDLPPLDLDEVAQLRRERLAAPRRA
- a CDS encoding Mur ligase family protein, producing MVTPRGRAALTAGAAARWASRVTGRGAGAMIGGLVAMTLDRSILAQLGKGRRTVVITGTNGKSTTTRMTAAALGTLGAVATNAEGANMDAGLVAALAADRDATLAALEVDEMHVPHVSDAVDPSVVVLLNLSRDQLDRVGEINHIERTLRAGLARHPKAVVVANCDDVLMTSAAYDHPSVVWVAAGGSWANDSVSCPRSGEVIVRDGADWYSTGIDFKRPTPQWWYDDTHLHGPDGLSLPMTLALPGAVNRGNAAQAVAAAVTLGADPKAAVEAVSGVDEVAGRYRTVRLGDHTARVLLAKNPAGWQEALSMVDKHGAGVVIAVNGQVPDGEDLSWLWDVRFEHFEQVRVVAAGERGTDLAVRLGYAGVEHTLVHDTLAAIKSCPPGHVEVIANYTAFLQLNRRLPHA
- a CDS encoding DEDDh family exonuclease; the protein is MVSHGWGRPAVDTGTGWAVVDVETSGFRPGQARIVSLAALAVGDDGNVEQSLATLLNPGVDPGPTHVHGLTAEMLEGAPRFGDVVADLAELLRGRTLVAHNVGFDYSFLTAEAELVGAELPIDSVMCTVELARRLDLGTENLRLETLAAHWGVPQLKPHDALDDAQVLAQILKPTLARARERRAWLPTRSVSRRRWPNGRVTHDDLHPLRMVAARLPCAYLNPGRYIAGRPLVKGMRVAVAAEVTRTYEELIERLLTAGLAYTDAVDTETSLVICNQPDVEQGKGYQAQELGVPVLSDADFLRALDHVVGGTGIEEFFDATTVGDQFALF
- a CDS encoding NADPH-dependent FMN reductase: MTVVVVGNPKPKSRTRAAAELVAERLTGSPAEHVIDVVDLGAGLLGWGDPKVAEAKDIVKSADSLVVASPTFKATYTGLLKLFLDQFGQGELGQVPTFPLMLGGSLAHALAPELTLRPVLVEIGASCPAPSLYLLDSEYETSPELDRWLEVARRFVPS
- the leuA gene encoding 2-isopropylmalate synthase, whose translation is MNTPESTDAFSSVRAITTPSGPPHPGQPAWNTQRASAMPVSRYRSFAEEVEPVTLPDRTWPDKVVDTAPMWCAVDLRDGNQALIDPMSPARKRRMFDLLVRMGYKEIEVGFPSASQTDFDFVREIIEQGAIPDDVTIQVLTQCRPELITRTFEACKGAPRAIVHFYNSTSILQRRVVFRADREAVKQIAVDGARMCVEEAAKHPDTLWRFEYSPESYTGTELEYAVDVCNAVADIVKPTPEVPLIVNLPATVEMATPNVYADSIEWMNRHLSPRDSIILSLHPHNDRGTAVAAAELGYQAGADRIEGCLFGNGERTGNVCLVTLGLNLFSRGVDPQIDFSNIDEIRRTVEYCNQLPVHERHPYGGDLVYTAFSGSHQDAINKGLDAMKVAADEADSDVDDILWQVPYLPIDPKDVGRTYEAVIRVNSQSGKGGVAYIMKADHGLVLPRRLQIEFSQAIQKITDGEGGEVSPKEMWDVFAEEYLSPVRPLERMRQKVDAAEVDGGTDTITAVVKVDGVEREIVGAGNGPLAAFCDALGAIGFDISVLDYSEHALSAGEEAQAAAYVEASVGGKTVWGVGIATSITTASLRAVVSAVNRAARS
- a CDS encoding helix-turn-helix domain-containing protein codes for the protein MSPSEDSAPLLRNKSGTARERDPQEPVDDTEFEAAIGRNVRQLRQQHGLTVAEMAERVGISKAMMSKIENAQTSCSLSTLALLAKGFDVPVTTLFRGADVERPAAFVKAGTGARIVRNGTKEGHDYQLLGSLRGEHKRLECLEVTLSEKSRTYPLFQHPGTEFIYMLEGVMDYSHSRSVYRLHPGDSLQIDGEGAHGPVDLVELPIRFLSVIAFPDSAV
- a CDS encoding NAD(P)/FAD-dependent oxidoreductase, translating into MIETADVVIVGGGLEGAAAAWALAERGITNVVVVERNTVGSGMTGKSSGIVRCHYGVSSLAAMANAGLEVFENPQKYLGEQADDIGFRQTGYVVGVGEPNVGAMRKSLAAQRAVGVQTEEIDAAEVAEMWPFADLEPFAAFGWEPRGGYGDAYRTAQAFAAAARSAGVRVRQSTAVQNLTTVGDRVTGVKLADGGEISAETVVVATGAWTRPFLAQHGIDVPIRVVREQIVLIDPGVELGPVPVFSDLVSLQYIRPEPDGTVLFGNSDLADNEETDPDDYLNRATDDFVDITVDKVGTRFPGFPDASITSSYAGCYDVTPDWNPVISRTELDGLVVAAGFSGHGFKIAPAVGRLVADIVVDGRSGDPRIPETDFRLSRFAEGDLLRTPYPYVGAGEMR
- a CDS encoding FMN-binding glutamate synthase family protein; protein product: MSTWALRESATFDRDTIAGIQRAADTGIYDIRGWGAKRALPHFDDLLFLGASMSRYPLEGYRERCATDVVLGGRHAKYPLHLDIPVTIAGMSFGALSGQAKEALGRGASEVGTSTTTGDGGMTPEERGQSKHLVYQYLPSRYGMNPDDLRKADAIEVVLGQGAKPGGGGMLLGQKISERVASMRTLPEGIDQRSACRHPDWTGPDDLTIKINELREITDWEKPIYVKVGATRTYYDVKLAVHAGADVVVVDGMQGGTAATQEVFIEHVGVPTLAAIPQAVQALQELGVHRKAGARGHLPREAQGDGATGDGSVQLIVSGGIRTGADVAKALALGADAVAIGTAALIALGDNHPRYAAEYEKIGSAAGFYDDFQDGRDPAGITTQDPELAARLDPVEAGRRLANYLRVLTMEAQTIARACGKAHVCHLEPEDLVAVSIEAAAMARVPLAGTDWIPGR